The following proteins come from a genomic window of bacterium:
- the rpmB gene encoding 50S ribosomal protein L28 produces the protein MSKFCEICGKGPKAGKTITRRGLAKKKGGVGRKITGISKRVFTPNLQNVKALINGGTKTVSVCAKCLKAGKIKKA, from the coding sequence ATGTCAAAATTTTGTGAAATCTGCGGGAAAGGCCCGAAAGCCGGCAAGACAATAACCAGAAGAGGGCTGGCAAAGAAAAAAGGCGGAGTCGGAAGAAAAATAACCGGAATTTCAAAGAGGGTATTTACTCCGAATCTGCAGAATGTCAAAGCGCTGATAAACGGCGGAACAAAAACAGTAAGTGTTTGCGCTAAGTGTTTAAAAGCAGGAAAGATAAAAAAAGCGTAA
- the recJ gene encoding single-stranded-DNA-specific exonuclease RecJ, with the protein MRWFFKEPQNERESEGVIASGAGLSSLSSRILLNRGFKPGDDLEKFLNPSLSMLSDPFDIDGIQKASRRILSAARSNEKICIYGDYDADGITAASILLRLFKSGNLDCFAYIPNRFDEGYGINIHALNEILLSGCTLIVSVDCGIKAFEPARYLKEKKIDLIITDHHEPSDDIPESYCLINPKVQYKTGDMRNLSGAGIAFKLAHGIVKLARTDNDTFADFDLKELLDLTAVGTIADIVPLVGENRIFVKNGLSRIRNTGNKGLKSLVNTLSLKPPFRTYDISFRIGPVINAAGRIEDANKCVELLTSEDTSSTEKIAKTLVLHNVSRQNTEAGIVASAVKMIERLKNKNQLNKLIILEDKDWSTGIIGIAASKLAKKYNRPVIIFGFEKGMWKGSGRSIEKFNLIREIERFDALIDSYGGHEMAAGLSIKPENFENFKREFEMRVNKAINEDDLIPVLNISALAELTEINHVFLDEITRLEPFGQGNPEPVLATLNAEVAADPQVVGGKHIKFNVSKDGYALNCIAFDKAGELGEIRRGALLDIAYKVKENNYMNKRQPQLILQDVKLK; encoded by the coding sequence ATGAGATGGTTTTTTAAGGAACCTCAGAATGAACGTGAGAGCGAAGGCGTAATAGCTTCCGGCGCAGGATTGTCTTCTCTTTCCTCGAGGATATTGCTGAACAGGGGATTTAAACCGGGCGATGATCTGGAAAAGTTTTTAAATCCTTCGCTGTCCATGTTGTCCGACCCATTTGATATAGACGGTATACAAAAAGCCTCCCGGAGGATATTATCCGCCGCCCGTTCAAACGAGAAAATATGTATTTACGGCGACTATGACGCGGACGGCATCACGGCGGCGTCTATACTTCTCAGGTTATTCAAGAGCGGGAATCTGGATTGTTTTGCATATATCCCGAACAGGTTTGACGAAGGGTATGGAATCAATATCCATGCGCTCAATGAGATTCTGCTTTCGGGATGCACTTTGATTGTCAGTGTTGATTGCGGCATAAAAGCCTTTGAGCCCGCCAGATACCTGAAAGAGAAAAAAATTGATTTGATAATTACAGACCATCATGAACCGTCGGATGATATCCCCGAAAGCTATTGTCTGATAAATCCCAAAGTGCAGTATAAAACAGGTGACATGAGAAATCTTTCGGGAGCGGGAATCGCTTTTAAACTGGCGCATGGGATAGTCAAGCTGGCAAGAACAGATAATGATACTTTCGCTGATTTTGATTTGAAGGAATTACTGGATTTAACGGCTGTCGGAACAATAGCGGATATCGTTCCTTTGGTCGGGGAAAACAGGATATTTGTCAAAAACGGTTTGAGCAGAATCAGGAATACCGGCAACAAGGGTCTGAAAAGCCTGGTAAATACGCTTTCGCTGAAACCCCCTTTCAGGACATATGACATCAGTTTCAGGATAGGGCCTGTTATTAACGCCGCCGGCAGGATTGAAGATGCGAACAAATGTGTAGAGTTGCTGACATCGGAAGATACGTCCTCAACTGAAAAAATCGCAAAGACTCTGGTCCTTCACAATGTTTCGAGACAGAATACGGAAGCAGGTATCGTCGCTTCGGCAGTGAAAATGATTGAGAGGCTGAAAAATAAGAATCAGTTAAATAAATTAATTATCCTGGAAGATAAAGACTGGTCTACCGGAATCATCGGGATCGCAGCTTCCAAGCTGGCGAAAAAATATAACAGGCCGGTTATTATATTCGGTTTTGAAAAGGGTATGTGGAAGGGTTCGGGAAGAAGCATCGAGAAATTTAATTTGATAAGAGAAATTGAGAGATTTGACGCTCTGATTGATTCATACGGGGGACATGAAATGGCTGCCGGGCTTAGTATCAAACCGGAAAATTTCGAGAACTTTAAAAGAGAATTTGAGATGCGTGTGAATAAGGCGATAAACGAAGATGACCTTATACCTGTTTTAAATATTTCAGCCCTGGCTGAGTTAACTGAGATTAATCACGTGTTTTTGGATGAAATCACCAGGCTGGAACCCTTTGGACAGGGGAACCCGGAACCGGTTCTGGCCACCCTTAACGCCGAAGTCGCAGCCGACCCCCAGGTTGTCGGCGGAAAGCACATAAAGTTTAATGTAAGCAAAGACGGTTATGCCCTGAACTGTATCGCTTTTGATAAGGCTGGAGAGCTCGGAGAAATCAGGAGAGGCGCGCTTCTTGATATAGCTTATAAAGTTAAAGAGAACAACTATATGAACAAAAGACAGCCCCAGCTCATTTTGCAGGATGTGAAGTTAAAATAA
- the ruvA gene encoding Holliday junction branch migration protein RuvA, translating to MIGYLKGKIIKVDPVQALLDVNGVGYEVRITLSTYEGISRSHASDRQAELYICTIVREDDISLYGFSTLQEKHLFRLLVSVSGIGPKVAISVLNGVTPAVLLSALKTENASVLSSIHGVGQKTAERMIVELKSKVGKIDYFENRNTVRGAGDSEKQNLLTDAVNAMISLGFETKFAVRAVESAYRKAGTEAGLEDILRESLKEKK from the coding sequence ATGATAGGTTATCTAAAAGGAAAAATAATTAAAGTTGACCCCGTTCAGGCGCTTCTGGATGTAAACGGGGTAGGATATGAAGTCAGGATAACTTTGAGCACTTACGAGGGCATAAGCAGGTCTCACGCTTCGGACAGGCAGGCCGAATTGTATATCTGCACTATTGTAAGGGAAGACGATATCAGCCTTTATGGTTTCTCAACCCTGCAGGAAAAACATCTTTTCAGGCTGCTTGTGTCTGTTTCAGGCATCGGCCCGAAAGTCGCGATATCCGTTTTAAACGGGGTTACCCCCGCCGTGCTGTTGTCTGCGCTTAAAACAGAGAATGCGTCTGTGCTGTCATCCATCCACGGGGTGGGACAGAAGACAGCCGAAAGAATGATAGTTGAATTGAAAAGCAAGGTCGGGAAAATTGATTATTTTGAAAACAGGAATACGGTAAGAGGCGCGGGTGATTCGGAGAAACAGAATCTGCTTACAGACGCGGTTAACGCGATGATATCACTGGGATTCGAAACTAAATTTGCCGTCAGGGCTGTAGAATCCGCGTACAGGAAAGCCGGGACAGAAGCCGGACTGGAAGATATCCTGAGGGAATCATTGAAAGAGAAGAAATAG
- a CDS encoding epoxyqueuosine reductase QueH translates to MRILLHACCGPCATYPIEQLLSKKYKVTCYFFNPNIHGYQEYVKRYEALKTVCDNYNVKLSGFGEYNLSEWFSSALKNMDDRCLSCYTHRIEATVKKAGELGINNFTTTLLISHKQDHEKIRAVCESSSENSGIRFFYEDFRTGWKDHWRITGQLNIYKQQYCGCLFSEKERFGKKA, encoded by the coding sequence ATGAGAATATTGCTGCATGCATGCTGCGGGCCCTGCGCTACATATCCTATCGAACAGCTTCTGTCAAAAAAATATAAAGTAACATGCTATTTTTTTAATCCCAATATCCATGGTTATCAGGAATATGTCAAACGTTATGAGGCTCTCAAAACAGTGTGCGACAATTATAATGTCAAATTATCCGGTTTCGGAGAATATAATCTCTCTGAATGGTTTTCATCGGCATTAAAGAATATGGATGACCGGTGTTTATCCTGTTATACACATAGGATAGAGGCAACCGTTAAAAAAGCGGGGGAATTGGGTATAAACAACTTTACGACCACTCTGCTTATAAGCCATAAGCAGGATCATGAAAAAATCAGGGCGGTCTGTGAATCCAGCTCGGAAAATTCCGGTATAAGGTTTTTTTATGAAGATTTCAGGACGGGATGGAAGGATCACTGGCGCATTACCGGGCAATTAAACATATACAAACAGCAATACTGCGGCTGCCTCTTCAGCGAAAAAGAAAGGTTTGGAAAAAAAGCCTGA
- a CDS encoding DUF2905 domain-containing protein translates to MEKKPDMDLRIFSRTTIIIGICLIVFGIILSYSDKIPFLGKLPADVHIKRENFTFYFPVSTCILLSIIISIVLWLIHKR, encoded by the coding sequence TTGGAAAAAAAGCCTGACATGGACCTGCGGATATTCTCCAGGACAACGATTATCATAGGGATATGCCTTATTGTATTCGGAATAATACTGTCTTATTCGGATAAGATCCCGTTTTTGGGGAAACTTCCCGCCGACGTCCATATCAAAAGAGAGAATTTTACTTTTTATTTCCCCGTTAGCACGTGTATCCTGCTTTCGATAATTATATCCATTGTCCTGTGGCTGATTCATAAGAGATGA
- the secD gene encoding protein translocase subunit SecD, giving the protein MKKISWRIILIGIVILVASFIVYPTIKWGTYKASEKTELAGDSLSGKQGKWKEEERNLKDAGTFEKSVFLLKKWYQGNRDMVINLGLDLKGGMDVTLRVRTKEKEISPEVVDRTLEVIRNRVDGMGVSEPEISKEGTDRISVKLPGLKDPKRALDLIGKTAKMEFRLVAEDSLVETTLAKLAEVKDLTAYINVETKRTAEGASFIELDITDDDMVFVSKLLKSEEALKFLPADYEFLFQRKENMQNSKRTLFLVKKEPAITGDMLIDANVHFDNMYQPYVSLEFSPAGNRRLASVSGIAESKYEREKIVTRLGIVLDDVVYSAPLMKVKILRNPIIEGSFTKDEANDLRIVLKSGALPANVDIMDIRVVGPSLGADSIRSGVKAALMGLGIVVIFMLIYYMFSGLIADIALLLNILIIFAALVAFGSTLTLPGIAGIILTIGMAVDANVLIFERIREETDIGRQLRTAITNGYNKAFWTIFDANITTFITAFILFIFGTGPVKGFAVVLMIGIATSMFTALFGTRTFFEIMMRIKKFHQLHMLRFFSKPSIDFIGKRIIAYALSLLLIVVGMGVFISKGSGNLGIDFTSGSETQIQFSRKIDIEDIRKAFSGEDFPGFQVQSYTDKDTGKWGVFIKTSSEESSKISEELLDIMNKKFPDAGAGLEGYSYIGPVVSKDLKRNALIAIFLSLVAIVGYIWFRFGFKFGIAAVVALIHDVLITLGMFAIFDRLITLPVVAAILTLIGYSLNDTIVVFDRIREDLKMMRKSSYKDILNASINQTLSRTVLTSLTTLIVVIFLYAFGGENINDFAFALLVGVIVGTYSSVFVASALLFDWYKKGHRA; this is encoded by the coding sequence ATGAAAAAGATTTCTTGGAGAATAATTCTTATAGGAATAGTAATCCTGGTGGCTTCATTCATCGTATATCCTACGATTAAATGGGGAACATATAAGGCGTCCGAAAAAACTGAACTTGCGGGTGATTCCCTGTCAGGCAAACAGGGGAAATGGAAAGAAGAAGAGCGAAATCTGAAAGACGCCGGAACCTTTGAAAAATCTGTTTTCCTGTTGAAGAAATGGTACCAGGGGAACCGCGACATGGTAATAAACCTGGGCCTGGACCTTAAAGGAGGGATGGATGTAACGCTCCGGGTAAGGACAAAGGAAAAAGAAATTTCTCCGGAAGTCGTGGACAGGACACTTGAAGTAATAAGGAACAGGGTGGACGGCATGGGTGTTTCCGAGCCGGAAATAAGCAAGGAAGGAACAGACAGGATCTCTGTTAAACTGCCCGGTCTTAAAGACCCCAAAAGAGCGTTGGATTTAATCGGCAAGACCGCAAAAATGGAATTCAGGCTGGTCGCGGAAGACAGCCTTGTTGAAACAACTCTTGCTAAATTGGCTGAAGTAAAGGACCTTACCGCTTATATTAATGTAGAAACAAAAAGGACAGCGGAAGGCGCTTCTTTTATAGAGTTGGATATTACGGATGATGATATGGTTTTTGTCTCGAAACTCCTTAAAAGCGAGGAAGCTCTTAAGTTTTTGCCCGCAGATTATGAATTTTTGTTTCAGCGTAAAGAAAATATGCAGAATAGTAAAAGAACATTATTCCTGGTTAAGAAGGAACCGGCGATAACCGGGGATATGCTGATAGACGCCAATGTGCATTTTGATAATATGTACCAGCCTTACGTATCTCTTGAGTTCAGCCCCGCGGGAAACAGAAGGCTGGCCAGTGTAAGCGGCATAGCGGAGAGCAAATATGAAAGGGAAAAAATTGTAACGAGACTCGGAATCGTGCTTGATGATGTCGTGTATTCCGCTCCGCTCATGAAGGTCAAGATATTACGGAACCCCATTATAGAAGGTTCTTTCACAAAGGACGAAGCCAATGACCTCAGGATAGTATTAAAATCGGGAGCCCTGCCGGCAAATGTTGATATTATGGATATCAGGGTTGTAGGCCCTTCTCTCGGAGCCGATTCAATAAGAAGCGGCGTTAAAGCCGCTCTCATGGGATTGGGGATTGTAGTGATATTTATGCTTATTTACTATATGTTCTCCGGGTTGATAGCGGATATCGCCCTGCTTTTAAATATTCTGATAATTTTTGCGGCTCTTGTAGCTTTCGGGAGCACTCTTACTTTACCCGGGATAGCCGGTATAATCCTTACGATAGGTATGGCTGTTGACGCTAATGTCCTTATTTTTGAAAGGATAAGGGAAGAGACAGATATCGGCAGGCAGTTGAGGACAGCTATAACCAACGGTTATAACAAAGCTTTCTGGACGATTTTCGACGCGAATATCACAACTTTTATAACGGCGTTCATTCTTTTTATTTTCGGCACGGGCCCCGTTAAAGGGTTTGCGGTTGTTCTTATGATAGGAATCGCAACGTCCATGTTTACGGCGCTTTTCGGGACAAGGACTTTCTTTGAAATCATGATGAGAATAAAAAAATTCCATCAGTTGCATATGTTGCGCTTCTTTTCAAAACCCAGCATTGATTTTATCGGCAAGAGGATAATTGCATATGCCCTTTCCCTTCTGCTGATTGTGGTAGGCATGGGGGTCTTCATATCGAAGGGCTCCGGCAATCTGGGTATTGATTTTACTTCCGGCAGCGAAACACAGATACAGTTTTCAAGAAAAATCGATATAGAAGATATCAGAAAAGCGTTTTCCGGAGAAGATTTCCCCGGGTTTCAGGTCCAATCCTATACCGATAAAGATACGGGAAAATGGGGTGTCTTTATTAAAACTTCCTCCGAAGAAAGCAGCAAGATATCCGAAGAACTGCTTGATATTATGAATAAAAAATTCCCTGATGCCGGCGCCGGGCTCGAAGGGTATTCTTATATAGGCCCTGTGGTGAGCAAAGACCTGAAAAGAAACGCGTTAATCGCAATTTTCCTTTCCCTGGTAGCCATTGTGGGTTATATATGGTTCAGGTTCGGCTTTAAATTCGGCATAGCCGCGGTTGTCGCGCTGATACATGATGTCCTGATTACTTTAGGTATGTTTGCAATTTTTGACAGGCTGATTACTCTGCCTGTTGTCGCCGCCATATTGACATTGATAGGGTATTCCCTTAATGACACGATCGTAGTCTTTGACCGCATAAGGGAAGACCTTAAAATGATGAGGAAGTCCTCTTATAAGGATATCCTGAACGCCAGCATCAATCAAACTCTGTCAAGAACGGTTCTTACATCGTTGACCACGTTGATCGTAGTCATCTTCCTTTACGCCTTTGGCGGAGAAAATATAAACGATTTTGCATTTGCTCTCCTGGTCGGAGTAATAGTCGGGACCTATTCATCCGTATTTGTGGCAAGTGCGCTTTTATTTGATTGGTATAAGAAAGGTCACCGCGCGTAA
- the queA gene encoding tRNA preQ1(34) S-adenosylmethionine ribosyltransferase-isomerase QueA, which yields MKTSEFYYELPPGLIAQHPEICRSDSRMMILKRGKGVDKILKFREIGDFLNEDDLLVVNNAKVLPCRIMAKKYPTGSDIEILLSEKTENNRWIALAKPGKRLKKGTILSIMDKATVQVENINNGFYELSFPDISAEAIMEKYGEMPLPPYIERNDDSGKARDKLDYQTVFAKEEGAVAAPTAGLHFTEELLSKIKKLGVKVVELTLNVGVGTFKPVKTGNIEEHKMHPEKYFISEEGSALINEHLSRNKRLIPVGTTVVRALESAYDGVKLKSGGSGTDLFIYPGYKFRVVKNMVTNFHLPCSTLLMLVCALAGRETVMDAYELAVKERFRFYSYGDSMFIIE from the coding sequence ATGAAAACTTCGGAATTTTATTATGAATTGCCCCCCGGATTGATAGCCCAGCACCCGGAAATATGCCGTTCTGATTCCAGGATGATGATATTAAAGAGGGGTAAAGGGGTAGATAAGATATTAAAATTCCGGGAAATCGGGGATTTTTTAAACGAAGACGACCTTCTGGTTGTCAATAACGCAAAAGTTTTGCCCTGCCGTATTATGGCTAAAAAATATCCGACGGGTTCAGACATAGAAATATTGCTTTCTGAAAAGACAGAAAATAACAGATGGATTGCGCTGGCAAAACCCGGAAAAAGATTAAAAAAGGGAACTATACTGAGTATCATGGATAAGGCTACCGTTCAGGTTGAGAATATTAATAACGGGTTTTATGAACTTTCTTTCCCCGACATTTCCGCGGAAGCAATAATGGAAAAATACGGGGAAATGCCCCTTCCTCCTTATATTGAAAGGAATGATGATTCGGGAAAAGCGCGGGATAAACTGGATTATCAGACTGTTTTTGCAAAAGAAGAGGGGGCTGTAGCGGCTCCGACCGCAGGGCTTCATTTCACGGAAGAGCTTTTATCAAAAATAAAGAAACTTGGAGTAAAAGTTGTAGAATTGACTTTAAACGTGGGTGTGGGGACTTTTAAGCCTGTGAAAACCGGAAACATCGAAGAACACAAAATGCATCCTGAGAAATATTTTATTTCCGAAGAGGGATCCGCCCTCATTAATGAACATCTATCCCGGAATAAGCGGTTGATACCGGTCGGCACCACCGTGGTCAGGGCGCTTGAATCCGCATATGACGGGGTAAAGCTCAAATCCGGCGGTTCCGGGACCGATCTTTTTATTTATCCCGGGTACAAATTCAGGGTCGTTAAAAATATGGTTACAAATTTTCACCTGCCCTGTTCGACATTACTTATGCTTGTATGCGCGCTGGCCGGGCGTGAAACGGTGATGGACGCTTATGAGCTGGCTGTTAAAGAACGGTTCAGGTTTTATTCATACGGCGATTCAATGTTTATAATTGAGTGA
- the tgt gene encoding tRNA guanosine(34) transglycosylase Tgt — translation MFKFRLNKKDRSSGARTGTLKTAHGIIDTPVFMPVGTQGSVKSMSFQDLEKMRIQIILANTYHMYLRPGMEVIEKAGGLHNFCGWKGPILTDSGGYQVFSMSELRKIEKDGVCFRSHLDGSEHFIGPKEAIEIQRVIGSDIAMVFDECTPFPATYDYACNSVSLSVKWAQLCKNFHNSKNQALFGIVQGSVYKDLRVKCAKELVDIDFDGYAIGGLSVGEPDTVMYEIADTVVPYLPEKKPRYLMGCGTPVNIIESVSRGIDMFDCVMPTRNARNGSAFTSRGKINIRNAAYKLDFGPVERGCGCFACKNYSRAFIRHMIISGEILGAKLLTCHNLYFYNKMMRDIRTSVKRGNFCGYKEIFLKTYNNR, via the coding sequence ATGTTTAAATTCAGGTTAAATAAAAAAGACAGAAGCAGCGGCGCCAGAACAGGCACCCTGAAGACAGCCCATGGCATTATTGATACGCCTGTTTTTATGCCGGTGGGAACACAGGGAAGCGTTAAATCAATGTCATTTCAGGATCTGGAAAAAATGCGCATACAGATTATACTCGCCAATACATATCACATGTATTTAAGGCCGGGAATGGAGGTGATAGAGAAAGCGGGGGGATTGCATAATTTCTGCGGCTGGAAAGGCCCGATCCTTACAGACAGCGGGGGGTATCAGGTTTTCAGTATGTCCGAATTAAGGAAAATAGAAAAAGACGGAGTGTGTTTCAGGTCGCATCTTGACGGTTCGGAGCATTTTATCGGTCCGAAAGAGGCAATAGAAATTCAGCGTGTAATCGGGTCGGATATTGCTATGGTTTTTGATGAATGCACTCCTTTTCCCGCAACATATGATTATGCTTGCAATTCAGTATCCTTGTCTGTAAAATGGGCGCAATTGTGCAAAAATTTCCACAATTCCAAAAATCAGGCTCTATTCGGCATCGTCCAGGGAAGCGTGTATAAGGATTTGAGGGTAAAGTGCGCTAAAGAGCTTGTTGATATTGATTTCGACGGGTATGCGATAGGCGGCTTGAGCGTGGGGGAACCTGATACAGTTATGTATGAAATTGCGGATACGGTTGTGCCTTATTTGCCTGAAAAGAAACCGAGATATCTTATGGGTTGCGGCACGCCCGTAAACATCATTGAGAGTGTTTCAAGAGGGATTGATATGTTTGATTGCGTAATGCCCACCAGAAATGCCAGGAACGGGTCGGCGTTTACCTCGAGAGGCAAGATAAACATAAGGAATGCCGCGTATAAGCTGGATTTCGGTCCCGTAGAGAGGGGATGCGGGTGTTTTGCCTGTAAAAATTATTCCAGGGCGTTTATACGCCATATGATAATCTCGGGTGAAATCCTGGGGGCGAAACTGCTGACATGCCATAACCTTTATTTTTATAACAAAATGATGCGGGATATCAGGACATCCGTAAAAAGAGGAAATTTTTGCGGTTACAAAGAAATTTTTTTAAAAACATATAATAACAGATAA
- a CDS encoding SpoIID/LytB domain-containing protein, whose protein sequence is MKKIFFTLFFVFFCAACIFLTGMAARLKAPVYVRVLIHKDINSFTLYSDSPMAIENERGEKIGGAEAGEKIKVRFPGRDIVINRKKYRGNILYFVSGGNINLDGEWLRGKIKVERFPAGSGFSIYIVNILELEDYLKGVVPNEVFPYWESEALKAQAIASRSYALYHVINNKGAPYDLSNVSSQLYRGAETEDKRTDYAIDATRGQVLTYKNKILCAYFATVCGGYTEVPYNVWVNFKDDFPEAVRCGYCDKAPDYSWNYSISSDKLRDKLAEKNINSGEIIRIYPCKKSRYGSRITEVGILHAGGDTKLRIARFRNIVGPENVKSGRFKVVKRGDRFYFSGRGHGHGVGLCQYGARELAARGWNYKSILLYYYPGAGIKKIY, encoded by the coding sequence ATGAAAAAAATATTTTTTACCTTATTTTTTGTATTTTTCTGCGCCGCCTGTATTTTTCTGACGGGCATGGCGGCAAGATTAAAGGCTCCTGTTTATGTCAGGGTATTGATCCACAAGGACATTAACTCCTTCACCCTGTATTCAGATTCCCCGATGGCAATAGAAAATGAGCGCGGGGAAAAGATAGGCGGAGCGGAAGCCGGGGAAAAAATAAAAGTCAGGTTTCCGGGCCGGGACATAGTAATCAACAGGAAAAAGTACAGGGGAAATATACTTTATTTTGTTTCCGGCGGTAATATTAACCTCGACGGAGAATGGCTGAGGGGGAAAATCAAAGTAGAAAGGTTTCCGGCCGGGAGCGGATTCAGCATCTATATCGTCAATATACTGGAACTCGAGGATTACTTAAAAGGGGTTGTGCCCAATGAAGTCTTTCCGTATTGGGAGAGCGAAGCGCTGAAAGCGCAGGCGATAGCTTCGCGCTCGTACGCGTTATATCATGTAATCAATAATAAAGGGGCCCCTTATGATTTAAGCAATGTTTCTTCACAACTGTACAGAGGCGCAGAAACCGAGGATAAAAGGACCGATTACGCGATTGACGCGACTCGCGGGCAGGTACTGACATATAAGAATAAGATACTTTGCGCATACTTTGCTACGGTATGCGGCGGATATACGGAAGTGCCTTATAATGTATGGGTGAATTTCAAGGATGATTTTCCTGAAGCGGTGCGCTGCGGTTATTGTGATAAAGCCCCTGATTATTCGTGGAATTACTCGATATCTTCGGATAAACTGCGGGACAAACTCGCGGAAAAAAATATAAATTCGGGTGAAATAATAAGAATATACCCCTGTAAAAAGAGCCGGTACGGTTCAAGGATTACCGAGGTCGGAATCCTTCATGCCGGCGGGGATACGAAATTGAGGATTGCCCGGTTCAGGAATATTGTAGGGCCGGAAAATGTGAAAAGCGGCCGATTCAAGGTTGTAAAAAGGGGAGACAGGTTCTATTTTTCGGGCAGGGGGCACGGGCATGGAGTCGGGTTGTGCCAGTACGGCGCGCGGGAACTGGCGGCAAGAGGGTGGAATTATAAATCCATACTTCTGTATTACTATCCCGGCGCGGGCATTAAAAAAATCTATTAA
- the yajC gene encoding preprotein translocase subunit YajC — translation MIYEVLVLGMAGTASAGQGGSLSQTLLMVGVLFAIFYFLLIRPQKKQQEKHKQMIESLKKGDKIITTGGIYGVIANVKDKSFIVKVDDNTKIEVAKSCISTIVVKKDQPSSAEENSEKVKE, via the coding sequence ATGATTTATGAAGTTTTAGTTCTGGGAATGGCCGGGACCGCGTCAGCGGGGCAAGGCGGCTCTTTATCTCAAACATTACTGATGGTGGGTGTCTTATTTGCGATATTTTATTTTCTTCTTATACGGCCCCAGAAAAAACAGCAGGAAAAGCACAAGCAAATGATAGAATCCCTGAAAAAAGGGGATAAAATAATTACTACCGGCGGAATATACGGCGTCATCGCAAATGTCAAAGATAAGTCATTTATAGTGAAAGTCGACGACAATACAAAAATTGAGGTTGCCAAAAGCTGTATTTCCACTATAGTTGTTAAAAAAGACCAGCCGTCTTCAGCGGAAGAAAACAGCGAAAAAGTGAAAGAATAA
- the ruvB gene encoding Holliday junction branch migration DNA helicase RuvB: MSEKIFDEVIHKPDEQFENKLRPLKMDDFIGQKEAKERLSVAIEAASKRGESVDHILFSGPPGLGKTTLAYIIADAMGVEIRTSSGPVIEKPGDLAGILSNIEEGSVFFIDEIHRLNHVVEEYLYSAMEDFRIDVLIDQGPGARSIRLNLPKFTLIGATTRAGLLSAPLRARFEISERLDYYNFDDIERIVNRSSKILSVDADKKGSREIAVRSRGTPRIANALLKRVRDYAQVRADGKITAEIAVTALKLLGIDDKGLDDMDKKILETIGCKFNGGPVGVNSIAVAVGEEAETIEEVYEPYLIQQGFLKRTPSGRKVTASAYRHLGLKDKNNQHDELF, from the coding sequence ATGAGCGAAAAAATATTTGATGAAGTTATACATAAGCCGGATGAACAGTTTGAAAATAAACTGCGCCCTTTGAAAATGGATGATTTTATCGGGCAGAAAGAAGCCAAGGAGAGGCTTTCGGTGGCGATAGAAGCGGCTTCTAAAAGAGGGGAATCCGTAGACCATATTCTGTTTTCCGGTCCTCCGGGGCTTGGCAAAACCACGCTGGCGTATATTATCGCCGATGCGATGGGGGTGGAGATAAGAACGTCATCAGGCCCTGTAATAGAAAAACCGGGTGACCTTGCGGGTATTTTGAGCAATATTGAAGAAGGTTCTGTATTCTTTATAGACGAAATACACAGGTTGAATCATGTAGTTGAAGAATATTTGTATTCCGCGATGGAAGATTTCAGGATAGATGTATTGATAGATCAGGGGCCCGGAGCAAGGTCCATAAGGCTGAATTTGCCGAAATTTACTCTCATCGGAGCCACAACACGCGCGGGGCTTTTATCAGCGCCTTTGCGCGCCAGGTTTGAAATATCGGAACGCCTGGATTACTACAACTTCGATGATATCGAAAGAATAGTCAATCGTTCTTCAAAAATATTGTCCGTTGATGCCGATAAGAAAGGTTCCAGGGAAATCGCGGTAAGGTCCAGAGGCACGCCCCGCATAGCTAACGCGCTTTTAAAACGGGTCAGGGATTACGCCCAGGTCCGCGCCGACGGAAAGATTACCGCCGAAATTGCCGTGACAGCATTGAAATTACTCGGTATTGACGATAAAGGGCTGGACGATATGGATAAAAAAATACTTGAAACGATAGGGTGTAAATTCAACGGCGGGCCCGTAGGCGTTAATTCCATAGCGGTTGCCGTGGGTGAGGAAGCCGAAACCATTGAAGAAGTTTATGAGCCTTATCTAATACAGCAGGGGTTCCTGAAAAGAACGCCGAGCGGGAGAAAAGTCACCGCTTCCGCTTACAGGCATTTAGGCCTTAAGGATAAGAATAATCAACATGACGAGCTTTTCTGA